A window of the bacterium genome harbors these coding sequences:
- a CDS encoding membrane dipeptidase gives MSDRAEELAREFLLVDTHIDVPYRLAEGGDEDISQRTEGGDFDHPRAIAGGLNVAFMSIYVPADFQESGGAKDHADSLIDMVEGFEKRWPDKFRVVRDTEAITGIGDGVLGLALGMENGEPIEGDLDNLRHFYDRGIRYITLTHSENNHISDSSYAKEKKWDGLSPFGREVVSGMNRLGVMIDVSHLSDAAAEQVLELSAIPVIASHSSARKFTPGFERNMSDELIVKLAEHGGVIQINFGSTFLTEEANRIGLATWAAAETYAEENGLDSDGPEMEEWMKEYRKTNPMPLADLGDVVDHIEHVIEIAGIDHVGLGSDFDGVGPTLPEGLKDVSQFPNLIRALLERGHSEDDIRKICGENLMRVWRAVEAGAETASV, from the coding sequence ATGAGCGATCGAGCTGAGGAGCTGGCCCGCGAGTTCCTGCTCGTGGATACCCACATCGACGTGCCCTATCGGCTGGCCGAGGGCGGCGATGAAGACATTTCGCAACGCACGGAGGGCGGCGATTTCGACCACCCCCGCGCCATCGCCGGCGGTCTGAATGTCGCCTTTATGTCGATCTATGTTCCGGCCGACTTCCAGGAGAGCGGAGGCGCCAAGGATCACGCGGACAGCCTCATAGACATGGTCGAGGGTTTCGAAAAGCGCTGGCCGGACAAGTTTCGGGTCGTGCGGGATACGGAGGCCATCACCGGGATCGGAGATGGCGTCTTGGGCTTGGCTCTCGGTATGGAGAACGGCGAACCGATCGAGGGCGATCTGGACAACCTACGCCACTTCTACGATCGCGGCATTCGCTACATCACCTTGACGCACTCCGAGAACAACCACATCAGCGATTCCTCCTACGCCAAAGAGAAGAAATGGGATGGACTGAGCCCTTTCGGCCGGGAGGTTGTGAGCGGGATGAACCGGCTCGGCGTCATGATCGACGTGTCACACCTTTCGGATGCGGCCGCCGAACAGGTGCTGGAGCTGAGCGCGATACCCGTGATCGCTTCGCATTCTTCGGCGCGCAAGTTCACCCCGGGTTTCGAGCGCAATATGAGCGACGAGTTGATCGTCAAGCTGGCCGAGCACGGCGGCGTGATCCAGATCAACTTCGGCTCGACGTTTCTGACCGAGGAAGCGAACCGGATAGGGCTTGCCACCTGGGCGGCCGCCGAGACCTACGCCGAGGAGAACGGCCTGGATTCGGATGGGCCCGAGATGGAAGAGTGGATGAAGGAGTACCGCAAGACCAACCCGATGCCGCTGGCGGATCTGGGCGACGTGGTCGATCACATCGAGCACGTGATCGAGATCGCGGGAATAGACCACGTCGGGCTGGGCTCAGACTTCGACGGCGTGGGGCCGACGCTGCCCGAGGGGTTGAAGGATGTTTCCCAGTTTCCGAATCTGATTCGGGCACTTCTCGAACGGGGACACTCGGAAGACGACATTCGCAAGATCTGCGGCGAAAACCTGATGCGGGTATGGCGCGCGGTGGAAGCCGGCGCCGAGACCGCATCGGTCTAA
- the sufT gene encoding putative Fe-S cluster assembly protein SufT, which yields MSHERTTIAREVPAIQIPDGIDVMIPEGEQVWITQELGGSFTVMTDRGAMFRIDEKNADAIGKEPPKDHSAELREGSLEDRVWAQMKKCYDPEIPVNIVDLGLVYDCQLHDKGSDRFYVTIKMTLTAPGCGMGPVLAADVKNRIEDLPEVDLVDVEVVLDPPWNQNMMTEAAKLQLGFM from the coding sequence ATGTCGCACGAACGCACCACAATCGCCCGCGAGGTCCCGGCCATCCAGATCCCGGATGGAATCGATGTGATGATTCCGGAGGGTGAGCAAGTCTGGATCACCCAGGAGCTCGGCGGCAGCTTCACCGTGATGACCGATCGCGGGGCGATGTTCCGCATTGACGAGAAGAACGCCGACGCTATAGGCAAGGAGCCGCCCAAGGACCACAGCGCCGAGCTCCGGGAGGGCTCGCTCGAAGATCGCGTCTGGGCCCAGATGAAGAAGTGCTACGACCCCGAGATCCCGGTCAATATCGTCGACCTGGGCCTGGTCTACGACTGCCAGCTACACGACAAAGGATCGGATCGCTTCTATGTCACCATCAAGATGACGCTGACCGCGCCCGGCTGCGGCATGGGTCCGGTTCTGGCCGCCGATGTAAAGAACCGTATCGAGGACCTCCCCGAGGTCGATCTGGTCGACGTCGAGGTCGTGCTCGATCCACCCTGGAATCAGAACATGATGACCGAGGCGGCGAAGCTCCAGCTCGGGTTCATGTAA
- a CDS encoding transketolase produces the protein MDTRPEGSAAQFTHESILRDYRIACRSREASLLGRREVFSGKAKFGIFGDGKEVAQLALARACRPGDIRSGYYRDQTLLMALGLLSVEELFAQLYADPDPEREPCSAGRQMTAHFATHFLDGQGSWKNLLAEVQSSADASPTGSQMPRLVGLAYASRLYRQLGGLSDLSGFSENGNEIAVGTIGNATCAEGIFWESINAAGVLRAPMLLSIWDDGYGISVPNEYQVTKGDMTELLRGFRRAPGEDAGFDIYTAKGWDYPGLCETYLNAAEIVRLEHVPAIVHVREMTQPQGHSTSGSHERYKSAERLAWEEEFDCIRQMRLWMIAQGFANERELADVEEEEKSSVREGQRSAWEKFRASVDIDRQVFDSRVSQLASTSRHTDEIRAVERRLDRLPHALRRELMSAATELLILTRDESLPERDELAQWQRQQLDVNHERYGSHLHSGTAASALAVAVVPAEYESGSEATPESLRGFEILNACFDRALERYPNLVAFGEDVGRLGDVNQGMSGLQEKYGELRVSDTGIREATILGQAIGLAMRGIRPIAEIQYLDYLLYALQIMSDDLATLRWRTRGGQCAPVIVRTRGHRLEGVWHSGSEMGGILNLIRGMYLCVPRNMTQAAGMYNTLLQSDDPAVVVEVLNAYRAKEPMPTNIGEFTVPLGVPQVLREGSDVTLVTYGACCKIALAAADLLATTGTEVEVVDAQTLLPFDGESRILESIKKTSRVVFVDEDVPGGATAYMMQKVLVEQEAFQWLDAEPLTISAKAHRPPYGSDGDYFTKPNREQIFHAVYDLMHRSDPARYPEIR, from the coding sequence ATCGACACCCGGCCGGAGGGTTCGGCGGCTCAGTTCACCCACGAGAGCATTCTTCGGGACTACCGCATTGCCTGTCGGAGTCGGGAGGCGAGCTTGCTCGGGCGGCGCGAGGTGTTCAGCGGCAAGGCGAAGTTCGGCATCTTCGGTGACGGCAAAGAGGTGGCCCAGCTGGCGCTGGCGCGGGCCTGCCGGCCCGGAGATATCCGCTCCGGCTACTACCGCGATCAGACCCTGCTCATGGCTCTGGGTCTTCTGAGCGTGGAGGAGCTCTTCGCTCAGCTCTATGCCGATCCGGATCCGGAGCGCGAGCCGTGCTCCGCCGGCCGGCAGATGACCGCCCATTTCGCGACCCACTTTCTGGATGGCCAAGGTAGTTGGAAGAACCTCCTCGCAGAGGTTCAGTCCTCGGCCGACGCTTCGCCGACCGGATCACAGATGCCGCGATTGGTGGGTCTGGCCTACGCCTCACGTCTTTACCGCCAGCTCGGGGGTCTTTCGGATCTCTCGGGGTTTTCCGAGAACGGCAACGAGATTGCTGTCGGCACGATTGGCAACGCGACCTGCGCCGAGGGTATTTTCTGGGAGTCGATCAACGCCGCCGGTGTGCTCCGGGCGCCTATGCTGCTCTCGATCTGGGACGACGGCTACGGCATCTCGGTGCCCAACGAGTACCAGGTCACCAAGGGCGACATGACCGAGCTGTTGCGCGGCTTCCGGAGAGCACCGGGCGAAGACGCCGGTTTCGACATCTATACGGCCAAGGGCTGGGACTATCCCGGCCTCTGTGAGACGTATCTCAATGCGGCCGAGATCGTCCGACTCGAGCATGTGCCCGCGATCGTGCACGTGCGCGAGATGACCCAACCTCAGGGACATTCGACCTCGGGCAGCCACGAACGCTATAAGTCGGCCGAGCGACTTGCCTGGGAAGAGGAGTTCGACTGCATCCGACAGATGAGGCTGTGGATGATCGCGCAAGGGTTTGCCAATGAACGGGAGTTGGCGGACGTTGAGGAGGAAGAGAAGAGCTCGGTTCGAGAAGGCCAGCGCTCCGCCTGGGAGAAGTTCCGGGCCTCGGTCGACATCGACCGGCAGGTTTTCGATTCCCGGGTTTCACAGCTGGCGAGCACTTCGCGCCACACCGACGAGATTCGCGCGGTCGAGCGCCGGCTGGATCGCCTGCCTCACGCTCTGCGGCGCGAGTTGATGTCGGCGGCGACCGAGCTGCTGATCCTGACTCGTGACGAAAGCCTCCCGGAGCGCGATGAGCTCGCCCAGTGGCAGCGGCAGCAGCTCGACGTCAACCACGAGCGCTATGGCTCCCACCTCCACAGCGGCACGGCGGCATCGGCTCTGGCGGTTGCCGTGGTCCCCGCGGAATACGAGTCCGGTTCAGAAGCCACTCCGGAAAGTCTGCGCGGCTTCGAGATTCTGAACGCTTGCTTCGACCGGGCTCTCGAGCGGTATCCCAATCTCGTCGCCTTCGGCGAGGATGTCGGTCGGCTCGGCGACGTCAACCAGGGCATGTCCGGCCTCCAAGAGAAGTACGGCGAGCTGCGAGTGTCGGACACGGGCATCCGTGAGGCCACGATTCTCGGCCAGGCCATCGGTCTCGCGATGCGCGGCATCCGGCCGATCGCCGAGATCCAGTACCTGGACTATCTGCTCTACGCGCTTCAGATCATGTCGGACGATCTGGCGACGCTGCGCTGGCGCACCCGGGGAGGGCAGTGCGCTCCGGTCATCGTCCGAACCCGCGGCCACCGCCTCGAGGGCGTCTGGCATTCGGGCTCAGAGATGGGCGGCATCCTCAACCTGATTCGGGGCATGTACCTGTGTGTGCCGCGCAACATGACCCAGGCCGCGGGCATGTACAACACCTTGCTCCAGTCCGACGATCCGGCGGTGGTGGTCGAGGTATTGAACGCCTATCGGGCCAAGGAGCCGATGCCCACCAATATCGGTGAGTTCACGGTGCCGTTGGGTGTTCCGCAGGTCCTCCGCGAGGGTTCGGACGTTACCCTCGTGACCTACGGCGCCTGCTGCAAGATTGCGCTCGCGGCGGCCGATCTTCTGGCGACCACCGGCACCGAGGTCGAGGTTGTGGACGCCCAGACTCTGCTTCCGTTCGACGGCGAATCCCGCATTCTCGAGTCGATCAAGAAAACCAGTCGCGTCGTCTTTGTCGACGAGGACGTCCCGGGCGGCGCCACCGCCTACATGATGCAGAAGGTCCTGGTGGAGCAGGAGGCCTTTCAGTGGCTCGACGCCGAGCCGCTCACCATCAGCGCCAAGGCCCACCGGCCGCCCTACGGCTCCGACGGCGACTACTTCACCAAGCCCAATCGCGAGCAGATCTTCCACGCGGTCTACGATCTGATGCACCGATCGGATCCGGCGCGGTATCCCGAAATTCGGTAG
- the lpxC gene encoding UDP-3-O-[3-hydroxymyristoyl] N-acetylglucosamine deacetylase: MSELVLIVDDEPGILTALSGVLSDEGFDTLCTESGEEALELYRDRKPDVVFLDIWLPDRDGLETLQALRESDPTAAVIMMSGHGTTSTAVKALKMGAFDYVEKPLSYSQAVDSVQGAIAYRRNVSVSGPLLASAVRSEDRLAADFEFKPPEVPLLRASEIPQRTIAQSTVLYGLGLHSGFRTGMVIQPLPPNSGIHFLTLPTNTHVPGFVGVVAETSYATTLETEGVGIKTVEHFLSACHAYGVTNALVKVHGELPVLDGSAIEFCKTLAEVGVVDQDEPRKEIVIDREYRVSGSGEQSLTLEPADEFGVSYLLDYPPPVGRQSYQYGPLKPASYVGEIAPARTFGFVKDLDMMNELGLGTGGRLDNCILVGEDDIINTDLRFPDEFVRHKILDVIGDLYLLGYPMRGKVTASLTGHRDNIAILRKILEDNA; encoded by the coding sequence ATGAGCGAGCTAGTACTCATCGTCGACGACGAGCCGGGCATCCTCACGGCCCTGTCCGGGGTGCTTTCGGACGAGGGCTTCGACACCCTTTGCACCGAGAGCGGAGAAGAGGCGCTCGAGCTCTATCGGGACCGGAAGCCCGACGTCGTCTTCCTCGACATTTGGCTCCCGGACCGGGATGGGCTGGAAACGCTGCAGGCGCTGCGTGAGAGTGACCCGACGGCGGCGGTGATCATGATGTCGGGACACGGCACGACCTCGACGGCGGTCAAGGCGCTCAAGATGGGGGCCTTCGACTACGTCGAGAAGCCGCTCTCCTACAGCCAGGCGGTAGATAGCGTCCAAGGCGCCATCGCCTACCGCCGCAATGTGTCCGTTAGCGGGCCGCTCCTGGCGTCGGCGGTCCGGTCGGAAGATCGGCTTGCCGCCGATTTCGAGTTCAAACCACCGGAGGTACCCTTACTCCGGGCTTCGGAGATTCCCCAGAGAACCATCGCCCAGAGCACCGTCCTCTACGGCCTGGGCTTGCATTCCGGCTTCCGGACCGGGATGGTGATTCAGCCGTTGCCCCCGAACTCCGGCATTCACTTCCTGACGCTACCGACGAATACGCACGTTCCGGGCTTTGTCGGCGTTGTCGCCGAGACTTCCTACGCAACCACGCTGGAGACCGAAGGCGTCGGCATCAAGACGGTCGAGCACTTTCTTTCGGCGTGCCATGCCTACGGCGTGACCAACGCCTTGGTCAAGGTGCATGGTGAGCTTCCGGTGCTCGACGGCTCGGCCATCGAGTTCTGCAAGACCCTGGCCGAAGTGGGCGTCGTCGATCAGGATGAGCCGCGCAAGGAGATCGTCATCGATCGTGAGTATCGGGTGAGCGGCAGCGGCGAGCAGAGCCTGACGCTCGAGCCCGCGGACGAGTTCGGGGTATCCTACCTACTCGACTATCCTCCGCCGGTTGGTCGACAGAGCTACCAGTACGGTCCGTTGAAGCCGGCGAGCTACGTCGGTGAGATCGCTCCGGCGCGAACCTTCGGCTTCGTCAAGGACCTCGACATGATGAACGAATTGGGGCTCGGCACCGGCGGCCGTCTGGACAACTGCATCCTGGTCGGCGAGGACGACATCATCAACACCGACCTGCGATTCCCGGACGAGTTCGTACGCCACAAGATCCTGGACGTGATCGGCGATCTCTACCTGCTCGGCTACCCGATGCGAGGCAAGGTCACCGCCAGCCTGACCGGGCATCGCGACAACATCGCGATCCTGCGCAAGATCCTGGAAGACAACGCATAG
- a CDS encoding exo-alpha-sialidase: MPVIILPTPLTSRAAGRDRIAATGSTVGECLLALERDYPGLKGWVLDDRGRIRRHVNVFVGDTKATLDRTLAAEEEIYVIQAISGGGADLEETGEVLVGTKKGLIVLRGPRGRGMETVSRQFPGQVVEYATRDPRTGLYYASVTHGQFGPHVYLAEDPVGEWEQADGPVFPEGTDASVNRVWVIKPGVEEGVLWAGVAPAALFKSEDSGRTWELNRGLWDHPTRPDWEGGLGGLCLHSICQWPDDAQRLTLAISAVGVWQTEDGGESWSRYSEGLVPRYLPEEARVDTLMHCVHKLEQSPVEPDTFYMQFHGGVYRSDDAGHSWQDIAGLQAQGNGRGLPADFGFPIVVDPRDPNRAYVIPLVADVDRVTPEGGVRVFETRDRGASWQPKTQGLPQQDAYLTVLRQAFCHDGGDPLGLYFGAESGTVFGSRDGGETRSAVAENLPPIGSVRASQ, encoded by the coding sequence GTGCCGGTAATCATCCTACCGACGCCTCTCACGAGTCGTGCTGCGGGTCGAGATCGCATCGCAGCGACCGGCTCGACCGTCGGTGAATGCCTGCTGGCCCTGGAGCGCGACTACCCGGGCCTCAAGGGCTGGGTCCTGGACGACCGCGGCCGCATTCGCCGGCACGTCAACGTGTTCGTGGGCGACACCAAGGCGACTCTGGATCGAACGTTGGCGGCCGAAGAGGAGATCTACGTAATTCAGGCTATTTCCGGAGGGGGTGCCGATCTGGAAGAAACCGGTGAAGTTCTGGTCGGAACCAAGAAGGGGCTGATTGTCCTGCGCGGTCCCCGCGGGCGCGGCATGGAGACCGTCAGCCGCCAGTTCCCCGGCCAGGTGGTCGAATACGCGACGCGCGATCCGAGAACCGGTCTCTACTACGCCTCGGTTACGCACGGCCAGTTCGGTCCCCATGTCTACCTCGCCGAGGATCCCGTCGGAGAGTGGGAGCAGGCGGACGGACCGGTATTCCCGGAAGGCACCGACGCGTCGGTGAACCGGGTCTGGGTGATCAAGCCGGGCGTCGAGGAGGGCGTGCTATGGGCGGGCGTGGCGCCGGCCGCGCTTTTCAAGAGCGAGGACTCCGGGCGCACTTGGGAGCTCAACCGGGGTCTCTGGGATCACCCGACACGACCCGACTGGGAAGGCGGCCTCGGCGGACTCTGCCTCCATTCGATTTGCCAGTGGCCCGACGACGCGCAGCGGCTCACGCTGGCGATCTCGGCCGTCGGCGTTTGGCAGACCGAAGACGGCGGCGAAAGCTGGTCACGATACTCGGAGGGCCTTGTCCCCCGCTACCTTCCCGAGGAAGCTCGGGTCGACACGCTCATGCACTGCGTTCACAAGCTCGAGCAGTCGCCCGTCGAGCCCGACACCTTCTACATGCAGTTTCACGGCGGTGTCTATCGCTCCGATGACGCCGGGCACAGCTGGCAGGACATTGCTGGGCTCCAAGCCCAGGGAAACGGCCGCGGCCTCCCCGCGGATTTCGGCTTTCCGATTGTGGTCGACCCCAGAGACCCGAACCGTGCCTACGTGATTCCGCTGGTAGCCGACGTCGACAGGGTCACCCCGGAGGGCGGAGTCCGCGTTTTCGAGACCCGCGACCGCGGCGCCAGCTGGCAGCCGAAGACCCAGGGCCTGCCGCAGCAAGACGCCTACCTGACCGTTCTCCGCCAAGCCTTTTGTCATGACGGCGGCGACCCGCTGGGCCTGTACTTCGGAGCCGAGTCCGGCACCGTCTTCGGATCGCGCGACGGCGGCGAGACCCGGTCCGCGGTCGCCGAGAATCTGCCACCGATCGGCTCGGTTCGAGCGTCCCAGTAA